A region of the Gadus morhua chromosome 1, gadMor3.0, whole genome shotgun sequence genome:
GGCCTTGTCTCGTCGGTAGGctggccacactacaagattcGAGGGTGCGATGCTCTAGGATCTTTAGGTCCTGTCCGTGCTAACCCcggtaaaaataaaaacgcacattcgcaatgaaaacgatctccgtccacactatcgttttcGGAATGTTTTGCCTCCACTTTCCACACTGAAATGgttttgataaacagttgttgtcatggttacgtgactcccgccacgcctctctgtttaTATTACAGGCGCGTGATCAGCTGTGATAGTTGCAGTTGATCAGCTGGCTAATCAATTTCACTCAAAAGCAAAAATATGTCTCGCGCCAAAAGTGCAAAGACGAGTTTTCTTTGTATCGTTCGtggatatatatatctctaaccctaaccctaacccgacaGTACAAAGACTTCCTTTCCCAGCCTTCTGCCCAGCAAGAGAAATAACCTTTTGAACCTGGTAGGAAgtaattgaatatatatatatatatatatatatatatatatatatatgtgtatatatatatgtgtatatataccgtatgtgtgtgtgtatgtatatatatatatatatatatatatatatatatatatatatatatatatatatatatatatatatatatatataccgtatgtatatgtatatatatacacacacacacacacacataggaaaaataaacaaaccgaTTTCGCCCTGCTTGGTTGAATCGGTGCAGACACAACAACAAGGCACCAGGAATAAAAAACCTCAGTccaatgcttgtgtgtgtcctgacTGCTGTCTGCTGTGACTTCATACAGCAGCCCACCACAGCCGGTACTGTCCCTTTTAAATGTGTTCAGTGAGAGGCACTAATGGACGACAACCTGAAGAATGGGCCTAGACGCTCCACGACGGAGATGAATGAAATCTGCGTTCTGAGCTCATTAAAGCCTGCGGGTTCAGAGGACTCACTGCACGGAGTGAGCCGTTCAAATACACGCACATCAATgcagcaacaaagtgtaaataaCAATGGATCCCGAGTTCCTATACTAGGCATTATGATGGCGGTCCTCTGCGTGGTGCAGTGAAGTCTAGTtagtagagatgcgcggatgagCTGTAATGTCATCCTGATTGAGTTGCGTGTTCGGCGTCCCGACCAAAGCCTGTCGGCTCGCTAAAATGTCCAACCACTaagaaatgtcccctgttgtcagtgaacatagccaacgtggtcttattatagcccgatcattaactaaaagcctcatagaaagaataaagcatccagcatttgatttcaacaatgtgtgtGAGGGCATACGCAGCAGGGATGATTGCACAGTTGAATGCTTATGGAAAACCAGGGGATgagcgctgggcggagatttcagaagcagggagattatagaaaaatataatgtcaaatttgtcagtttgccgaTTGTCCAGTCAATATGTTAACCtacttattatatatttttcaaccGCGACCCCCCCGCAATTCCTCCAAGTATTACTTTTTTTCACGCAATCCACCCAACCCGTGGATTATCCACGGTGTCCGCGGTTAtgaccgccaaccgcgcatctctactaGTCTTTACTTTACTAGTTAGTTCTTTACTAGTTAGTAAACACTGCCCGTGAGCACCAGCTGCTCGCGGGATTCCCTCCATGTCAATGGATGTGTCATGCGATTCCCCCAAATTTCTGGCATGCCAAACTTCCGTCGTGGCGTTTTCGAACGTCGCAGACGAAAAGAATCGCAAATTTGTCTGCGACGAACGAATCGGGGCAAACTCGGGCTGAAATggtgtagtctgaaccagccattACGAGGTATCGCGGTTACAGTCTCCATGGTGATTAATGAGGGTTTAACTTCATAACATGTTTCCAGCCTCTCATTCGGTGCAGTCTTCCATGTCGAGACCTCGTGGACGAGGCAAAGAAATTCCATCTGAGGCCAGAGCTGAGGAGTGAAATGCAAGGCCCACGAACACAAGCCAGACTCGGTAAAGTTCCTGTTCCTCATCGCGCTGAACTATCTCTCAATGATTCTCCTTTTTTCTatttacataaaaatatgtaggctTTCATTTTTTCAAAGAGCGAAAGGTTAATCATTGAAACAATTTCAGGTGCCAAAGAGGTACTCTTGGTGATCGGTGGCTTCGGCAGTCAACAGTCCCCCATTGACATTGTGGAGAAGTACGACCCAAAGACTCAGGAGTGGAGCTTCCTCCCGGTGAGGAGCAGAAGTTGTGAACCCAAAACAATTCCGCATTCAGTTCCCCCACCAAACTAGAGTTTGGAAGAGCAAAGATGTCGTCATTGTGTTTTGAATATGAAGCTGATTGTACCACTTGTGTGTAATGCAGAACATTGCGCGGAAGAGACGCTACGTGGCCACGGTGTCGCTGCACGACCGGGTGTACGTGATCGGGGGGTACGACGGCCGCTCCCGGCTCAGCTCGGTGGAGTGCCTGGACTACACGGCGGACGAGGACGGCGTCTGGTACACCGTGGCCACCATGAACGTTCGCCGCGGCCTCGCCGGCGCCACCACCCTCGGAGGTACGGCCTGGTCCCGGGAACGATAGCCCGCACCTCTCTAGCCTAGTGTGTGAAACTGGCAAATCCTTTCTTTAGAAAGATTATAATAAACCTGCTACACATTTTGGCCGTTCACCCTATGACGAAGCAGGCCAAAATAAGATCCACATTGATTTGTTATGCgtcctattttattttatctattaTTTGTTTTCCCCAGACATGATCTATGTCGCCGGAGGTTTTGATGGCAGCCGCCGTCACACCAGCATGGAGCGCTACGACCCTAACATCGACCAGTGGAGCATGCTGGGAGATATGCAGACGGCCAGAGAAGGAGCCGGGCTAGTGGTGGCCAGTGGACTCATCTACTGTTTGGGTGAGGAACGGCCATCTGAAGGACGATCAGTTCTCATCCTGTTAAAAAATCCCGATTCCCGTTTCTTTCTGGTTCTTACGATTCTGTTCTTCTGTCATTGGTAGGAGGCTACGATGGTCTGAATATCCTGAACTCTGTGGAGCGGTATGACCCCCACACGGGCCACTGGACCAGTGTCACACCTATGGCCACCAAGCGATCAGGTAGGGGAGGTGGGCTCCACCGGGGCTGTTCCTCCAAGGGTACCTGACTCTGAGGACCGGAATGAGTATGGAAGTTCACTGTACATAGATATTTAATTACActattatataatttgtttcATAACCGCGCGTGGTAAAGTGTGGATAACACATTGAACAGTACCGGTTACTAGCATGCAGTTGGCCACTTCAATTGTCCTTTCATAATAAAGCCATTTAAGTTAAGCTAAAAAATAAATCCCCCAGACAACGGCCGTGGCTTTAACAGTGCATTGCCAAGGGACCCAACTGAGGCCGGCATCCTGGTTGGGGCAGGCCACTCGACACCAAACCAGGGATGTAGtttaatgtaggctaattaGCTTCTACCTCGAAAACCAGATTTACTTACTTTTCTACTTTTGAGGTCTATATCAAAATGCGCTGTCGGCTCCAATTTCAACATCTGTTTACCAGATCTCAATCGGAGACCCGTTTTAACACGACCTGCCTTGTTTGAACACCATCCAGTCGCAGTATTCAGATGTTCTGCCCGTCCTCTAAGAGTGTTTCGAGTGCTTTGCATAACACCGGCCACGGCTGTGTTCCAGGGGCCGGCGTTGCCTTGCTCAACGACCACATTTACGTGGTAGGAGGTTTTGACGGAGTCTCCCACCTGGACTCTGTGGAGGTGTACAACATCAGAACGGACTACTGGACCACGGTGGCCAGCATGACCACTCCACGGTGTTACGTAGGAGCGACCGTCCTCCGTGGGCGCCTCTATGCCATAGCCGGGTAAGCAGGTGGACGCAGTGAATCACCTGCTGCAGAGAAGGCGGAAGAAGAGGCATTCTGCAGGACAGTATGCTCTAAACACGAGATGAAATattataagaaaaataaataaataagcctATGCAGTTATAATGTAGTAGTTAGTTAAGAAAGAGATTTAGCAAAGTGTTTATAGGCTATGTACTGTAGTAGTTAGTTAAGAAAGAGATTTAGCTAAATGTTTATAGGCTATGTAGTGATACTGTAGTAGTTAGTTAAGAAACAGATTGAGCTAAATGTTTATAGGCTATGTAGTTCTACTTAACTTGGGTATTATTAAGTTAACTTAACCTATGATAACACTGTCTGGGTCTGtttcctctccgtctccaggTACGATGGGAACTCCTTACTGAGCAGCATCGAGTGCTACGACCCCGTGATTGACAGCTGGGAGGTGGTGACCTCCATGGCCACGCAGCGCTGCGACGCAGGCGTGTGCGTCCTGCGAGAAAagtgatccccccccccgccccccggggaCCGGAATCGGCACCTTTTTAATGAATGAGAAGCAAAGCAAGGCAGCTATACTCGGTGCACTCGCCACACGCGCCAAAAAGGGAATCGCTCGGTGGCCCGTATGCAAAAACCCTGGCAGGAATACCCCGTCCGTACGGTCACCTGAGGAACGTCCACGTCGGAGCGGCGTCCCTCTGGGCTGTGGAAGGGCCGGTGGAGGGCGTGGGGTCAGGTAGACCCACGCACATTAGGGAGAGGGATGAACCGATGTCAGAGGAACTCCCATCTCCGCCTGCATGACTCAGTGTGTGCACCTGTCGCTGTCCGTCACCTGTGACATTACTGTTTCACTCGGTCTTCAAAGTGCAATATATTTTCTACATGtttgttgataaaaaaaaaaaacggaaaaagAGAGGATGGAGACCGCTGAGTCTCCTATCTGCTGCTATCTGCCTTacagtcgtcgtcgtcgtcccccccccccacgccttcatcacacacacaggattcaTGTGGCCTCTCGTGTATCCTGCGATCGTCATGTTGTCTAAATACGTGAACCTCTgccgagactgtagtggggccAGTCATTTAAACACGTTTTTGTAATCCTTTCTGTATAAAGTGCTTTTAAAATCGAATTGCTTTAATAGATTTAGATTTTCGTTTGTTAGATTTATACAATTTTTGGAAATGAAGGGAGCTCTTTGCTATTTATTGCATTTGCCAAATTCTTAAAAATGGAAAAGGAAAAATGTGCATGTGTTCGTCCTTGACCTGTTTGTTTGGATGTGTACATGTTGCTGACAATGCCACAAACTTGTTAATAAACACGGTGAAACTTATACTTAAGATTAGTTTGCTCAAGTGTTAAATAAGGTTGAATGCACCTTATCCATCAGCACTTCTTTCTGCATGGCAGCATCCTATGCCACAAATGAATACTATCAATACTCCAGTGTTGACTACTTCCATACTTTTGATAACACATAATTAGCTGGGCAATTCAGATGCAATGGATAGTGAGTTTGAATCCCAactattatgttttattttttgtatcctCATTGTATTCAGCCTAACCCCAACTACTACCTGCAGCTTAATTActtattttttttcacaatggGAGACATTCTTATTCAAGACAGCAATTTGATTTATTCCCAATCCAATGGCCGCCATTAGAATTTCATTAGCGCTCAAATAAACAATCAGTCGTTATGATTTATGATTTACTAAAGAGGTCGgggacttgacttgacttgacttgacttcagGTGCCAGGCAGCAAATTACACGCCAGACATCGGGTGGGTGGCCCCGAAACAAGAGCGGTGTGTAGTCTAGTCGCACATTGTTGCAGACCTACAAAGTTGCAACATCGGAGCAACAGATTGATGAGAGGTGGAATTTGGCGCAATCTCCTATAAAACCACAGAAGTTATTGTCCAACAGCACCTGAAGGGAAATGGTAAGATTTTCGATTCTAACCTTTTGTTAGTTAAATTGATGTGATGAATTTTGCATAACATATGCCTGCTAGTTGAGATCATGTCCTCATAATCTCTcataattgaaaaaaaaagaggtgcACCGCAAAACTGCACCGCATTACCTGGGCCTTCCCAAAAAGAGAAATATCATGGGCTATGCATCTTTTATGTTGAACGTCAAATTGTGTCTTTTCATAACTTGTTGCACTTTGTGAGGACAGATAGTCTAATGTAACGACCCATAGACCTGCAGTTTCAGGCATCACATTTTCTAATACGCTGCAAGTTTGGTTGATATATGTGTTTGCTGAAATGATAGTCTACTGTA
Encoded here:
- the klhl12 gene encoding kelch-like protein 12; protein product: MAPKDIMTNSHAKTILNAMNALRKSNTLCDITLRLENTDFPAHRIVLAACSDYFCAMFTSELSEKGKSFVDIQGLTAATMEILLDFVYTETVLVTVENVQELLPAACLLQLKGVKRACCDFLDGQLDPTNCLGIRDFADTHNCLDLMQAAELFSQKHFPEVVQHEEFMLLCQAEVEKLIKCDEIQVDSEEPVFEAVLNWVKHNRKEREPYLPDMLEFVRMPLLTPRYITDVIDSEPLIRCSLPCRDLVDEAKKFHLRPELRSEMQGPRTQARLGAKEVLLVIGGFGSQQSPIDIVEKYDPKTQEWSFLPNIARKRRYVATVSLHDRVYVIGGYDGRSRLSSVECLDYTADEDGVWYTVATMNVRRGLAGATTLGDMIYVAGGFDGSRRHTSMERYDPNIDQWSMLGDMQTAREGAGLVVASGLIYCLGGYDGLNILNSVERYDPHTGHWTSVTPMATKRSGAGVALLNDHIYVVGGFDGVSHLDSVEVYNIRTDYWTTVASMTTPRCYVGATVLRGRLYAIAGYDGNSLLSSIECYDPVIDSWEVVTSMATQRCDAGVCVLREK